The Pseudosulfitobacter pseudonitzschiae genome includes a region encoding these proteins:
- a CDS encoding TIGR02186 family protein, with translation MLARILAILTLFTALPAMAEQVVLGLSQNEVAITASFDGSEILIFGAVRREEPIPDGPPLEVVITVAGPSLPVTVRRKERRFGIWVNTDAVDVDRAPSYYAVASSGPLREVLTNVEDLRYRISVPRAIRSVGAPMTIQDSASFTNALIRIRTGSDLYQLLEEKVAVDQQTLFRTSIQLPAALTEGGYVTRIFLTRDGTVVSQYQTTIDVRKVGLERWLHALSRNQPLLYGLMSIAIAIAAGWGASAGFALLRR, from the coding sequence ATGCTGGCCCGTATATTAGCCATCCTGACGCTGTTCACCGCCCTGCCCGCAATGGCGGAACAGGTCGTGCTGGGCCTGTCCCAGAACGAAGTTGCTATCACCGCCAGCTTTGACGGCTCGGAAATTCTGATTTTTGGCGCGGTCCGCCGCGAAGAGCCGATCCCCGACGGTCCACCGCTAGAGGTTGTGATTACTGTGGCAGGACCGTCGCTGCCCGTAACCGTGCGCCGCAAAGAGCGTCGCTTTGGCATCTGGGTCAACACTGATGCTGTCGATGTGGACCGCGCGCCCAGCTACTATGCCGTCGCCTCAAGCGGACCGCTGCGCGAGGTTCTGACCAACGTCGAAGATCTGCGCTACCGCATCTCGGTGCCCCGTGCGATCCGCTCGGTGGGGGCGCCGATGACCATTCAGGATTCGGCTTCTTTCACCAACGCGCTGATCCGTATCCGAACCGGGTCCGACCTCTATCAACTGCTTGAGGAAAAAGTGGCCGTGGACCAGCAAACACTGTTCCGCACTTCGATCCAGCTGCCCGCAGCGCTGACCGAAGGTGGCTATGTCACCCGCATTTTCCTGACCCGTGACGGGACAGTGGTATCGCAGTACCAGACGACCATCGATGTGCGCAAAGTGGGGTTGGAGCGGTGGCTGCACGCCCTGTCTCGCAATCAACCGCTGCTGTACGGGTTGATGTCGATTGCCATCGCCATTGCTGCCGGTTGGGGCGCATCGGCGGGGTTTGCACTGTTACGGCGCTAA
- a CDS encoding ABC transporter permease — MDFLTLIQLLDSTVRLATPLLLACLAGLFSERAGIFDIGLEGKMLAAAFFSAAVAAVTGSVWLGLLAGIAASLMLSALHGVAAITFRGNQLISGVAINFLAAGLTVLIAQSWFQQGGRTPSLIGGGRFTPITLPFAEALADVPVLGPIYAELISGHSILVYMAFAAVPLTWFVLFRTRFGLRLRAVGENPAAVDTAGVSVVGLRYAAIAICGVLCGIAGAYLSTALQAGFVKDMSAGRGYIALAALIFAKWRPWYALYATLLFGLFGALETRPDVITALTGLRVQGQLLGALPYIMTVIILAGFVGRATPPRAGGEPYVKER, encoded by the coding sequence ATGGATTTCCTGACCTTGATCCAGCTGCTGGACAGCACCGTGCGTCTGGCGACACCGTTGCTGCTGGCCTGCCTTGCGGGCCTGTTCAGCGAACGCGCAGGAATTTTCGACATCGGCCTTGAAGGCAAGATGCTGGCCGCCGCCTTCTTTTCTGCCGCTGTCGCTGCGGTCACGGGGTCGGTCTGGTTGGGGTTGCTGGCGGGCATCGCCGCGTCGCTCATGCTCAGCGCACTGCACGGCGTTGCCGCAATCACCTTTCGCGGCAACCAGTTGATTTCCGGCGTGGCCATCAATTTTCTGGCGGCGGGTCTGACCGTGCTGATCGCGCAAAGCTGGTTCCAGCAGGGCGGGCGCACCCCGTCGCTGATCGGCGGCGGGCGGTTCACGCCGATCACCCTGCCCTTTGCCGAGGCTCTGGCCGACGTGCCGGTTCTTGGCCCGATCTATGCCGAGTTGATCTCGGGCCATTCCATACTGGTCTACATGGCCTTTGCCGCCGTGCCGCTGACATGGTTCGTGCTGTTTCGCACACGCTTTGGCCTGCGTTTGCGGGCGGTGGGGGAAAACCCTGCTGCTGTGGACACTGCCGGCGTCTCAGTGGTCGGGCTGCGCTACGCCGCCATTGCGATTTGCGGCGTGCTGTGTGGCATCGCAGGGGCCTATTTGTCCACGGCTCTGCAGGCAGGTTTTGTCAAGGATATGTCCGCAGGCCGTGGTTATATCGCGCTGGCGGCGCTGATCTTTGCCAAGTGGCGGCCTTGGTACGCGCTTTACGCGACCTTGTTGTTCGGCCTTTTCGGAGCCTTGGAAACGCGGCCCGATGTGATCACAGCTCTGACCGGACTGCGAGTTCAGGGCCAGTTGTTGGGCGCACTGCCCTATATCATGACGGTGATTATTCTGGCGGGTTTTGTTGGTCGCGCCACACCACCCCGCGCGGGGGGCGAACCCTATGTCAAAGAACGATAG
- a CDS encoding ABC transporter permease: protein MDVMPKWAEVTLVPLISLILAAIISALVILAIGEDPIAAVKLMVSGALGSTYGWGYTLYYATNFMFTGLAVAVAFHARLFNIGGEGQAALGGLGVALACLFIPWPHWSLALLGAIVMAGIFGAIWAAIPAYLQAKRGSHIVITTIMFNFIAASLLNYILVNVLRPRGSMDPATARFPETTQLPTLHEVLAPFGISFSKAAPANITLLVAVLACVLVWVLIWRTRLGFELRAYGQSESAAKYAGISPFKITMVTMIISGGLAGLMAINNVMGEAERLVLNAVEGAGFIGIAVALMGRSHPFGVFIAAILFGFLYQGGAELALWTSIPRELIVVIQALVILFTGALDNMVRMPLERMFLAIRRARAPKPERKPVEPAE from the coding sequence ATGGATGTGATGCCAAAATGGGCCGAGGTAACCCTTGTACCTTTGATTTCGCTGATCCTTGCCGCGATCATTTCCGCGCTGGTGATCCTTGCTATCGGAGAAGACCCGATCGCCGCTGTTAAACTGATGGTCTCGGGCGCACTCGGGTCGACTTATGGCTGGGGTTATACGCTCTACTACGCCACCAATTTCATGTTTACCGGCCTTGCCGTCGCCGTCGCCTTTCACGCGCGGCTGTTCAACATCGGCGGCGAGGGTCAGGCGGCTTTGGGCGGTTTGGGCGTCGCGCTGGCCTGTCTTTTCATCCCTTGGCCACATTGGTCGCTGGCGCTGCTGGGCGCGATTGTCATGGCTGGTATTTTCGGCGCGATCTGGGCCGCGATTCCGGCCTATTTGCAGGCCAAGCGCGGCAGCCACATCGTGATCACCACGATCATGTTTAACTTTATCGCAGCCTCGCTGCTGAATTACATCCTAGTGAACGTCCTGCGCCCGCGCGGCAGCATGGACCCCGCCACCGCCCGTTTCCCCGAAACCACCCAATTGCCAACGCTGCACGAGGTTCTGGCCCCCTTTGGCATCAGCTTCTCGAAGGCGGCCCCTGCCAACATAACCCTGCTGGTGGCAGTTCTGGCCTGCGTTCTGGTCTGGGTTCTGATCTGGCGCACGCGTTTGGGTTTTGAACTGCGCGCTTACGGGCAGTCGGAAAGTGCCGCCAAATATGCGGGCATTTCGCCGTTCAAAATCACAATGGTCACTATGATCATCTCTGGCGGGTTGGCCGGACTAATGGCGATCAACAATGTGATGGGCGAGGCCGAGCGCCTGGTGCTGAACGCCGTCGAAGGTGCCGGTTTCATCGGCATCGCCGTGGCACTGATGGGCCGAAGCCACCCCTTTGGCGTGTTTATCGCCGCGATCCTGTTCGGGTTTCTCTATCAGGGCGGTGCCGAACTGGCGTTGTGGACGTCGATCCCCCGCGAGTTGATCGTGGTCATTCAGGCACTGGTGATCCTGTTCACCGGCGCGCTGGACAATATGGTGCGGATGCCACTGGAGCGGATGTTTCTTGCCATCCGCCGCGCCCGCGCGCCCAAGCCTGAACGCAAACCCGTAGAGCCGGCGGAGTAA
- a CDS encoding acyl-homoserine-lactone synthase codes for MLRYIYGHDLQTFPELRDGMFRDRADQFKTRLGWEVSVDDTGAERDAYDGMNPLYVIWEEPDGSHGGSMRFLPTTGQVMVNDHFGQLTGGVPIASPRIWECTRFCLSRGAGSHVAAALMLGGGEIMENFEVDHFVGVFDARMVRIYRMIGSSPEVLGSQGQGRDQISVGLWQFDPTAKAAVAERAGVTPQLSRQWFDRSFGVSRTQNLAHTG; via the coding sequence ATGCTACGCTACATCTATGGCCACGATCTTCAGACATTTCCCGAATTGCGCGATGGCATGTTCCGCGACCGTGCCGACCAGTTCAAAACGCGGCTGGGCTGGGAGGTCAGCGTGGACGACACTGGTGCCGAGCGCGACGCATATGACGGGATGAACCCGCTCTATGTGATCTGGGAAGAACCTGACGGCAGCCACGGAGGTTCCATGCGCTTTTTGCCCACAACGGGACAGGTGATGGTCAACGACCACTTTGGTCAACTGACCGGCGGCGTGCCTATCGCCAGCCCGCGCATCTGGGAATGCACACGGTTTTGTCTGTCACGCGGCGCAGGCAGCCATGTCGCCGCAGCCCTCATGCTGGGGGGCGGCGAGATCATGGAAAACTTTGAAGTAGACCATTTTGTCGGAGTTTTCGATGCGCGTATGGTACGCATTTATCGCATGATCGGCTCATCTCCCGAAGTTCTGGGCAGTCAGGGGCAGGGCCGCGATCAGATCAGCGTGGGATTGTGGCAGTTCGACCCTACCGCCAAGGCCGCAGTCGCGGAGCGTGCGGGCGTCACGCCACAGCTTTCGCGCCAGTGGTTCGACCGTTCCTTTGGCGTATCGCGCACACAAAATCTGGCACACACCGGTTAA
- a CDS encoding sulfite exporter TauE/SafE family protein, with the protein MQVYLPIAEVSINAFLLLGLGGLVGILSGMFGVGGGFLMTPLLFFIGIPPAVAVATGANQIVASSFSGVLAHFRRRTVDLRMGTVLLIGGLIGAAAGVAVFNYLRAIGQVDLMVRLCYVLFLGIIGSLMFVESLSALRRSKSGKKPQRKKHGLVHKMPFKMRFRVSGLYISVIPPLLVGLLVGVLAAIMGVGGGFIMVPAMIYILGMPTKVVIGTSLFQIIFVAGFTTMLHATTNYTVDVVLAVLLLVGGVIGAQIGTNIGMRMKAEQLRVLLALLVMVVCGKLALELLLMPSELYSIAATRAQ; encoded by the coding sequence ATGCAAGTATACCTACCCATCGCAGAAGTTTCGATAAATGCCTTCTTGCTGTTGGGGCTGGGCGGGCTGGTGGGCATTCTGTCCGGCATGTTCGGTGTAGGCGGCGGGTTTCTGATGACGCCACTGCTGTTTTTTATCGGCATCCCCCCTGCGGTGGCTGTGGCCACCGGCGCGAACCAGATCGTTGCCTCGTCTTTCTCTGGTGTTCTGGCGCATTTCCGACGTCGCACAGTTGATCTGAGGATGGGCACTGTCCTGCTGATCGGCGGGTTGATCGGGGCCGCCGCTGGTGTGGCCGTGTTCAACTATCTGCGTGCGATCGGTCAGGTCGATCTGATGGTGCGTCTTTGCTATGTGCTGTTTTTGGGTATCATCGGCTCGTTGATGTTTGTCGAAAGCCTGTCCGCGCTCCGCCGGTCCAAATCCGGCAAGAAGCCACAGCGCAAAAAGCACGGGCTGGTCCACAAGATGCCCTTCAAGATGCGGTTTCGCGTTTCGGGTCTGTATATATCGGTGATCCCGCCGCTGCTGGTTGGACTTCTGGTTGGTGTGTTAGCCGCGATCATGGGCGTGGGCGGCGGGTTTATCATGGTGCCTGCAATGATCTACATCCTCGGGATGCCGACCAAAGTGGTGATTGGAACTTCGTTGTTCCAGATCATCTTTGTCGCTGGCTTTACCACCATGTTGCACGCCACCACCAACTATACCGTGGATGTGGTTCTAGCTGTCCTGCTGTTGGTCGGTGGCGTCATCGGTGCGCAGATCGGCACCAATATCGGCATGCGGATGAAGGCAGAGCAATTGCGCGTGTTACTGGCACTGTTGGTCATGGTCGTCTGTGGCAAGCTGGCGCTTGAACTGCTGTTGATGCCATCCGAGTTGTATTCCATCGCCGCCACGAGGGCACAGTGA
- a CDS encoding ATP-dependent DNA helicase: MIDTALTYSDDQAVAYDAVTEMLRGAGIDLDEQLLTPPKSSASAVMAVTGKAGSGKTLLLAQLYKALEQAGVEVVSGDYESRKRKEKRTLAILAPTNKAASVLRLRGVPATTIHRILYTPVYDPEYERIAEWLAGNGERPDIADLTEMALDRAAAFYANNKSIPGALAAAGLRGSDFITGWKRREEPLDIGFIDESSMLDDKQFGDLKEIFPTLLLFGDPAQLAPVGQSGTMVFEKLPAPQVMNLSRVHRQAADNPILDLAHALADPALEFHHFEKMVEEASKRDERVVWGQRVEVDLMSRSPVLVWRNATRIRLINAFRTVYGAPEDALIEGEPLICDGIELPLKHRKKRLDLEARGLIKGAQVVFLGAGRKPGFSRLHVMGAEDPQISAASIVKIEKPDEEEPFIPFAAGMGAVFLHGAAVTIHKAQGSQWDTVQVFTPDLFVAARMGRVEAGQPLWKRLAYVAITRAQNRLIWVVRNRLSKPTEPLRVDDLRALPAAPLNLAEPEAFL; encoded by the coding sequence ATGATAGACACGGCCCTTACATATTCCGACGATCAGGCCGTGGCCTATGACGCAGTCACCGAAATGTTGCGGGGCGCGGGCATTGATCTGGATGAACAGCTTCTGACGCCGCCAAAATCTTCGGCCAGCGCGGTTATGGCTGTGACGGGCAAGGCCGGATCAGGCAAGACGTTGCTACTTGCGCAGCTTTACAAAGCGCTGGAGCAAGCAGGGGTTGAGGTTGTTTCGGGCGATTATGAATCGCGCAAACGCAAGGAAAAGCGCACGCTTGCAATCCTTGCGCCGACCAACAAAGCGGCCAGCGTTCTGCGTCTGCGCGGGGTGCCGGCCACAACGATCCACCGCATCCTGTATACGCCGGTTTACGACCCTGAATACGAACGCATCGCCGAATGGCTGGCGGGCAATGGCGAACGTCCCGACATTGCCGACCTGACAGAAATGGCGCTGGACCGTGCAGCGGCATTTTATGCCAATAACAAATCCATCCCCGGCGCATTGGCCGCCGCTGGCCTGCGCGGTAGCGATTTCATCACCGGCTGGAAACGCCGGGAAGAGCCGCTGGACATCGGGTTTATCGACGAATCTTCGATGCTGGACGACAAACAGTTCGGCGACCTCAAGGAGATTTTCCCGACGCTGTTGCTGTTTGGTGATCCGGCCCAGTTGGCACCTGTTGGTCAGTCCGGCACGATGGTCTTTGAAAAACTGCCTGCGCCACAGGTGATGAACCTTAGCCGCGTCCACCGTCAGGCTGCCGATAACCCGATCCTTGATCTGGCCCACGCGCTGGCCGACCCCGCGCTTGAGTTCCACCATTTCGAGAAGATGGTCGAAGAGGCCTCCAAGCGCGACGAACGTGTCGTTTGGGGCCAGCGGGTCGAGGTGGATCTGATGTCACGCAGCCCGGTTCTGGTCTGGCGTAACGCCACCCGCATCCGGCTGATCAATGCCTTTCGCACGGTCTATGGCGCACCCGAAGACGCATTGATCGAAGGCGAGCCGCTGATTTGCGACGGGATCGAGCTGCCGCTGAAACACCGCAAAAAGCGGTTGGACCTCGAAGCACGCGGCCTGATCAAAGGCGCGCAGGTGGTGTTTCTGGGGGCAGGGCGCAAGCCGGGGTTTTCGCGTCTGCACGTCATGGGCGCAGAAGATCCGCAGATTTCCGCAGCGTCGATCGTCAAGATTGAAAAGCCGGACGAGGAAGAGCCGTTCATCCCCTTTGCGGCAGGTATGGGGGCGGTATTTCTGCATGGCGCAGCCGTAACCATTCACAAGGCACAAGGCAGCCAGTGGGACACGGTGCAGGTGTTCACACCCGACCTGTTTGTCGCCGCCCGCATGGGCCGCGTCGAGGCGGGGCAACCATTGTGGAAACGTCTGGCCTATGTGGCGATCACCCGTGCGCAGAACCGACTGATCTGGGTGGTGCGCAACCGTCTGTCAAAACCGACCGAGCCGTTGCGCGTGGACGATTTAAGAGCCCTTCCAGCCGCTCCGCTGAATCTGGCCGAGCCCGAAGCGTTCTTGTAG